The Daucus carota subsp. sativus chromosome 9, DH1 v3.0, whole genome shotgun sequence genome window below encodes:
- the LOC108203143 gene encoding hexokinase-3 → MGKLAVGLAVGVAVATSGIAAVMVGKRVSSRRKWRKVVRVLEELEQVCSTSVERLRQVVDAMAVEMHAGLASEGGSKLKMLLTFIHNLPTGDEQGTYYALVLGGTNFRVVRVRLGEEKSSILKRDVDRKPIPEHLMTSTSEELFDFIASSLKEFVEREENVVEVSQVKGRELGFTFSFPVKQLSVSSGTLIKWTKGFSIPDMVGKDVSACLQQAISRRGLDMRVAALVNDTVGTLALGHYHDEDTVVAVIIGTGTNACYLERADAIIKCQGLLTTSGGMVVNMEWGNFWSSHLPRTSYDIDLDGESPNSNDQGFEKMISGMYLGDIVRRVILRMSLESDIFGPVSSKLSEPFILRTPLMSAMHEDNSPDLREVANILSDVLGICEVPLKVRKLVVNVCDVVTRRAARLAAAGIVGILKKIGRDGSGGITSGRSRGGTSIKMRRTVVAVEGGLYTSYALFREYLNEAVAEILGDDISPYVTLKVMEDGSGIGAALLAASHSAPSVDTVQLL, encoded by the exons ATGGGGAAATTGGCGGTGGGGCTCGCGGTGGGAGTGGCGGTGGCGACGAGCGGAATAGCGGCGGTGATGGTGGGGAAAAGAGTAAGTAGCAGACGAAAGTGGAGGAAAGTGGTGCGAGTATTGGAGGAGTTGGAGCAAGTTTGTTCAACATCAGTAGAGAGATTGAGACAAGTTGTTGATGCCATGGCTGTTGAGATGCATGCTGGGTTGGCTTCTGAAGGTGGGAGTAAGCTCAAGATGCTTCTCACTTTCATCCACAATCTTCCCACTGG GGATGAGCAGGGAACATATTATGCTTTAGTTCTTGGAGGTACTAATTTTAGGGTCGTGAGGGTTCGACTCGGAGAAGAAAAGTCATCTATACTTAAACGTGATGTGGACCGGAAACCAATTCCGGAACATTTAATGACAAGTACCAGTGAG GAACTTTTTGATTTTATTGCATCATCCTTGAAGGAATTTGTTGAAAGGGAAGAAAATGTCGTGGAAGTTTCACAAGTTAAAGGAAGGGAGCTTGGCTTCACATTTTCATTTCCCGTGAAGCAGTTATCTGTTTCATCTGGCACTCTAATTAAATGGACAAAAGGATTTTCTATCCCAGACATG GTTGGAAAAGATGTTTCTGCATGTTTACAACAAGCAATATCCAGAAGAGGTCTTGATATGAGGGTAGCAGCACTT GTGAATGATACTGTGGGAACATTAGCACTAGGTCACTATCATGACGAGGATACAGTTGTAGCAGTGATAATTGGGACTGGTACCAATGCCTGCTATTTGGAGCGTGCAGATGCTATTATCAAATGTCAAGGCCTTCTTACTACATCAGGAGGCATG GTAGTCAATATGGAATGGGGGAACTTCTGGTCATCTCATTTGCCCAGAACAAGTTATGACATTGATTTAGATGGCGAGAGCCCAAACTCGAATGATCAG GGTTTTGAAAAAATGATATCAGGGATGTATCTAGGTGATATTGTTAGAAGGGTTATTCTTAGGATGTCTTTGGAGTCGGATATATTTGGGCCTGTATCGTCTAAGTTATCAGAAccctttattctgag GACACCCTTGATGTCTGCTATGCACGAGGACAATTCTCCTGATTTGAGGGAGGTAGCCAATATTTTGAGTGACGTCCTGGGG ATTTGCGAGGTACCATTAAAGGTTAGGAAGCTAGTTGTAAATGTATGTGATGTGGTTACTCGTAGGGCTGCCCGGTTGGCAGCCGCTGGTATAGTTGGAATCCTGAAGAAGATTGGACGGGACGGAAGTGGTGGGATCACAAGTGGAAGAAGTAGAGGTGGAACAAGTATTAAGATGAGGAGAACGGTTGTGGCTGTTGAGGGGGGACTGTATACAAGCTATGCACTTTTCAGAGAGTACTTAAATGAAGCCGTTGCTGAAATTTTAGGAGACGATATTTCTCCTTATGTTACACTGAAGGTCATGGAAGATGGATCAGGTATTGGGGCAGCTCTTCTTGCTGCTTCTCATTCAGCCCCCAGTGTGGATACGGTACAGTTgctataa
- the LOC108200846 gene encoding wall-associated receptor kinase-like 8, whose protein sequence is MRQLKEQTRNIIAPYFRLMHTKIFNTMAKMAIQFVLSMMLVLLHMQEALAQEISLAKLGCPRKCGNLIIKYPFGVGSSCSADQALELYCNASFNPPKAFLIHNNLEVLEISLKAGTIRIKHPIITACTNRSIAKKVILSGPFTFSYTENRFTAMGCNDLALISRKGYDFGGCMSFCNFTARDNSCSGINCCQTRIPPSLKFINASFRSAGLINDQKSCRYARYAFIVDQNWFRHLKDIYSVQTMEQVPAVLDWRPIGFCHSLGTVNLSTDSYRCGTNTFCTNQSMCSCIKGYEGNPYLPNGCQDIDECAKYGSNRCQQICSNTPGSYNCSCIDGSEPDGQYNCKKRDPHRHTKYSATEIMFKAMFAVTGVLLVLAPMWLCKVVKRKKMLKLKKKFFERNGGILLHQRVSSSDKNVETTKLFTSKELEKATDHYNADRILGQGGQGTVYKGMLTDGRIVAVKKSEKQDESKVEHFINEIVILSQINHRNVVRLHGCCLETEVPLLVYEFIPNGTLFQYIHDDNEDFPLSWDIRVRVATEVAGALSYLHFAASVPVYHRDIKSSNILLDDKYRAKLADFGTSRSISIDQTHATTKRVQGTFGYFDPEYFRSSQFTDKSDVYSFGVVLVELLTGQKPIMAPRPYDEGRSLVTHFVSAMQEDRLLDILDSKIGNDGEKEELKTFAKLAYRCLNLKGRKRPSMKQVAAELESLRMLNGSTIVQQHYEDVADFETELNEPWDITSTCTGSSQNHTIEVDENCTITVDHED, encoded by the exons ATGAGACAGCTGAAAGAACAAACTAGAAATATCATCGCCCCATACTTTCGCCTAATGCACACAAAAATCTTTAACACAATGGCAAAGATGGCTATACAGTTCGTGTTATCGATGATGCTAGTATTACTGCATATGCAAGAAGCATTAGCACAAGAAATTTCCCTGGCAAAGCTTGGATGTCCTAGAAAATGTGGCAACCTGATAATTAAGTATCCCTTTGGAGTCGGAAGCAGTTGTTCAGCTGACCAGGCACTGGAACTGTATTGCAACGCCTCTTTTAATCCACCAAAAGCTTTCCTCATTCATAACAATCTTGAAGTTCTAGAAATTTCACTAAAGGCAGGCACAATACGCATCAAGCATCCAATAATTACTGCGTGTACTAATAGGAGTATTGCTAAAAAGGTTATTTTATCTGGCCCCTTTACATTCTCATACACTGAAAACAGATTTACTGCCATGGGATGCAATGATCTTGCCTTAATATCTCGAAAAGGGTATGATTTTGGAGGGTGCATGTCATTTTGCAATTTTACTGCAAGAGACAACAGCTGTTCTGGGATAAACTGCTGCCAAACAAGAATCCCTCCGTCTTTGAAGTTCATCAATGCATCATTTAGGAGCGCGGGTCTTATAAATGATCAGAAAAGCTGTAGGTATGCTAGGTATGCCTTCATTGTAGATCAGAATTGGTTTAGGCACTTGAAAGATATCTACAGCGTGCAAACTATGGAACAAGTTCCTGCTGTGCTGGATTGGAGACCGATAGGGTTCTGTCACTCACTCGGGACAGTTAATTTATCCACTGATAGCTACAGGTGTGGAACAAATACTTTCTGTACGAATCAAAGCATGTGTTCTTGTATCAAAGGGTATGAAGGAAATCCTTATTTGCCTAATGGATGTCAAG ATATAGACGAGTGTGCAAAATATGGTTCCAACAGATGTCAGCAGATCTGTTCCAATACCCCAGGAAGCTACAATTGCTCATGCATAGATGGATCAGAACCTGACGGACAATATAACTGCAAGAAGAGAGACCCTCACCGTCACACCAAATATTCAGCAACAGAAATTATGTTTAAAG CCATGTTTGCGGTTACAGGGGTGCTATTGGTACTGGCACCTATGTGGTTGTGCAAGGTagtaaaaaggaaaaaaatgctGAAACTGAAAAAGAAGTTTTTTGAGAGAAATGGTGGAATACTATTACATCAGAGAGTGTCTTCAAGTGATAAAAATGTGGAGACAACCAAATTGTTTACTTCAAAGGAGCTAGAGAAGGCAACTGACCATTATAATGCAGATCGAATACTCGGACAAGGAGGACAAGGCACTGTCTATAAAGGAATGCTGACAGATGGAAGGATAGTAGCAGTGAAAAAGTCAGAGAAACAAGATGAAAGTAAAGTTGAACATTTTATTAACGAGATTGTAATTTTATCACAAATAAACCATAGGAATGTGGTGAGGCTGCATGGATGTTGTTTAGAGACAGAGGTCCCTTTACTGGTATATGAGTTCATTCCTAATGGAACACTTTTCCAGTATATCCATGATGATAATGAAGACTTTCCCCTTTCGTGGGATATCCGCGTACGTGTGGCCACAGAAGTTGCAGGAGCTCTGTCATATCTACACTTTGCTGCCTCGGTTCCAGTATATCATCGAGATATCAAGTCTTCAAATATACTTTTAGACGACAAGTACAGGGCGAAATTGGCAGACTTTGGAACTTCGAGGTCAATTTCCATTGATCAAACTCACGCGACAACAAAAAGGGTACAAGGTACATTTGGTTACTTCGATCCAGAATACTTCAGGTCAAGCCAATTTACAGATAAGAGTGATGTTTATAGCTTCGGGGTGGTTCTTGTTGAGCTCTTGACAGGACAAAAACCAATCATGGCACCTAGGCCTTACGATGAGGGACGAAGTTTAGTCACACATTTTGTATCGGCAATGCAAGAGGATCGGCTATTAGATATTCTTGATTCGAAAATTGGCAATGATGGTGAGAAAGAGGAGCTCAAAACATTTGCTAAACTTGCATATAGATGCTTGAACTTGAAAGGGAGAAAAAGGCCTAGCATGAAACAAGTTGCAGCAGAGCTAGAGAGTCTCAGAATGTTAAATGGATCAACTATTGTTCAACAGCACTATGAAGATGTTGCAGATTTCGAAACTGAACTCAATGAGCCTTGGGACATAACTTCAACTTGCACCGGTTCCTCCCAAAATCATACTATCGAAGTCGATGAAAATTGCACTATCACAGTTGATCATGAAGATTGA
- the LOC108200737 gene encoding ubiquitin-conjugating enzyme E2 20-like, translating into MATINNQDNSNNNRQINNVASSKQPLQSAKSVDTQSVLKRLQSELMSLMMGGDPGISAFPEEDNIFCWKGTITGSKDTVFEGTEYKLSLSFPTDYPFKPPKVKFETGCFHPNVDIYGTICLDILQDKWSSAYDVRTILLSIQSLLGEPNTSSPLNTQAAALWENQEEYRKMVEKLYKPAA; encoded by the exons ATGGCTACGATCAACAATCAAGataacagcaacaacaacaggCAAATCAACAACGTTGCTTCCTCCAAACAGCCACTTCAATCTGCTAAATCTGTTGATACCCAATCTGTTCTCAAAAG GCTACAGTCAGAGCTGATGTCGTTAATG ATGGGCGGTGATCCTGGAATTTCTGCATTTCCTGAAGAGGACAACATATTTTGCTGGAAAGGAACAATTACAGGGAGCAAAGATACGGTGTTTGAAGGAACAGAGTATAAGCTATCCCTTTCCTTTCCGACGGATTATCCTTTCAAGCCTCCAAAGGTTAAGTTTGAGACTGGGTGTTTCCATCCTAATGTGGATATCTATGGAACTATTTGCCTAGACATTCTTCAG GATAAATGGTCATCAGCTTATGATGTGAGGACTATACTGCTTTCTATACAGAGCCTTCTTGGAG AACCAAACACGAGTTCCCCTTTGAACACCCAGGCAGCAGCACTGTGGGAAAATCAAGAAG AATACAGGAAGATGGTGGAGAAATTGTACAAGCCTGCAGCTTAG